A window of the Cellvibrio sp. pealriver genome harbors these coding sequences:
- the wrbA gene encoding NAD(P)H:quinone oxidoreductase — protein MTPYILILYYSRNGSTFEMAKQIARGVEQVTGIEARLRTVPAVSPVTEATEPAIPTSGALYCTEDDVKHCAGLILGSPTRFGNMAAPMKYFLDGTSGIWLNGNLINKPAAVFTSTSTLHGGQESTLLSMMLPLLHQGMVIAGIPYSEPAVSSTRTGGTPYGASHLASGDTPSKLSNDEIALCQALGKRVATLALQLHS, from the coding sequence ATGACGCCTTATATTTTAATTTTGTATTACAGCCGCAATGGTTCCACCTTTGAAATGGCAAAACAGATTGCCCGCGGTGTTGAGCAAGTCACGGGTATTGAAGCGCGCTTGCGCACAGTTCCGGCGGTGTCCCCGGTTACCGAAGCGACTGAGCCTGCAATCCCCACCAGCGGTGCACTTTATTGCACTGAAGATGATGTAAAACATTGCGCTGGCTTGATTCTTGGCAGCCCTACGCGCTTTGGCAATATGGCTGCACCGATGAAATATTTTCTCGATGGCACCAGTGGCATTTGGTTAAACGGCAATTTAATCAACAAACCAGCGGCAGTATTCACATCTACTTCAACATTGCACGGCGGACAAGAATCCACACTGCTTTCCATGATGCTGCCGTTACTGCATCAGGGTATGGTGATCGCCGGAATTCCCTACAGCGAGCCCGCTGTCAGCAGTACTCGCACAGGAGGCACGCCCTATGGAGCCTCGCATTTAGCCAGCGGCGATACCCCAAGCAAATTGAGCAACGATGAAATTGCGCTTTGCCAGGCATTGGGTAAACGTGTCGCAACCCTTGCCCTGCAACTGCATTCTTAA
- a CDS encoding valine--pyruvate transaminase, with amino-acid sequence MQLFPPQQSSPLQLSRFGKKLCTEAGIVSLMDDLGEALRVNPDMIFMGGGNPARIPAMEQVFEDALRATLASPQETHQLLGLYQPPQGDAQLLDSLAGLLANEYGWPITRANIALANGSQSAFFVLFNLFAGEYPDGSIKRIQLPLTPEYLGYSDQGIHPDFFTATRPSIEMLPNGFFKYHVDFSQLTITSETGALCVSRPTNPTGNVISDDELLKLDTLAREHKIPFIVDGAYGTPFPNILFTDAQPHWNDNTILVLSLSKLGLPGARTGIVIAAPEIIDAFAKANTILSLATGNFGPAIARHLLEDGKILQLGRTIVAPFYRARMEHAVATFKQHLSDLPCYIHKPEGAIFLWLWFKGLPISSEALYQRLKARGVLVVSGHHFFPGLADDWQHKHECIRVTYCQDAATVEQGAAIIADEVRHVFRNQ; translated from the coding sequence ATGCAATTGTTTCCTCCCCAGCAATCGTCCCCGCTTCAATTATCGCGCTTTGGTAAAAAACTTTGCACAGAGGCGGGCATTGTCTCGCTGATGGACGATTTAGGCGAAGCCCTGCGCGTTAATCCCGATATGATTTTTATGGGTGGCGGTAATCCGGCACGTATTCCGGCGATGGAGCAGGTATTTGAAGATGCCTTACGTGCAACCCTGGCGAGCCCTCAGGAAACTCATCAGTTACTGGGGCTTTATCAGCCCCCTCAGGGCGATGCGCAATTATTGGATTCACTGGCCGGGTTGTTAGCCAATGAATATGGTTGGCCAATTACGCGCGCGAATATTGCGTTGGCCAACGGCAGCCAATCGGCTTTTTTTGTGCTGTTTAATTTGTTTGCGGGGGAATATCCCGACGGCAGCATCAAACGTATTCAGCTGCCGCTCACGCCGGAATACTTGGGCTATAGCGATCAAGGTATCCATCCCGATTTTTTTACCGCTACCCGTCCCAGTATTGAAATGTTGCCTAATGGTTTTTTCAAATACCATGTGGATTTTTCGCAACTAACAATCACCTCTGAAACCGGTGCGCTGTGTGTATCCCGCCCGACTAACCCCACGGGCAATGTCATCAGCGACGATGAGTTACTTAAACTGGATACCCTGGCGCGCGAACACAAAATTCCATTTATTGTGGATGGTGCTTACGGCACACCATTCCCCAATATCCTGTTTACCGATGCGCAGCCCCATTGGAATGACAATACGATTTTGGTGTTGAGCTTGTCCAAATTGGGATTGCCTGGTGCGCGCACAGGCATCGTGATTGCAGCCCCTGAAATTATCGATGCATTTGCCAAAGCCAATACGATTTTAAGTCTGGCGACCGGAAATTTTGGCCCTGCTATCGCGCGGCATTTGTTGGAAGATGGAAAAATTTTACAGTTAGGGCGCACAATCGTTGCGCCGTTTTATCGCGCACGCATGGAACATGCTGTGGCTACCTTTAAGCAGCACCTGAGTGATTTGCCGTGTTATATCCACAAACCAGAAGGGGCGATTTTTTTATGGTTGTGGTTTAAGGGGCTACCGATTAGCAGCGAAGCGCTATATCAGCGCTTAAAAGCGCGCGGTGTATTGGTGGTGTCTGGTCATCATTTCTTTCCCGGGCTTGCAGATGATTGGCAGCACAAACATGAATGCATTCGTGTGACTTACTGTCAGGATGCCGCTACGGTAGAGCAGGGAGCTGCTATTATTGCTGATGAAGTGCGACATGTTTTCCGTAATCAATAA
- a CDS encoding response regulator encodes MATPLLICDDSMMARKQVARSLPEGWDVDITFATNGAEGLQAIREGKGEMVFLDLTMPEMDGYQVLEAVKAEGLDAMIIVISGDIQPTAHARVTQLGAMDFIQKPVNPEKLSETLKKFGLI; translated from the coding sequence ATGGCGACACCACTGCTTATTTGTGATGATTCTATGATGGCGCGCAAACAAGTCGCGCGCTCCCTGCCAGAAGGTTGGGATGTTGATATCACCTTCGCGACCAACGGTGCCGAGGGCTTGCAGGCTATCCGCGAAGGCAAGGGCGAAATGGTGTTTCTCGACCTGACAATGCCTGAGATGGATGGCTACCAAGTACTGGAAGCGGTAAAAGCAGAAGGGCTTGATGCGATGATCATCGTCATTTCTGGTGATATCCAACCGACTGCCCATGCCCGTGTTACCCAATTAGGCGCAATGGACTTTATCCAGAAGCCGGTCAATCCAGAAAAGTTGTCAGAAACCCTGAAGAAGTTTGGCCTGATTTAA
- a CDS encoding DUF2069 domain-containing protein: MTHTPEHDDQQLNEKSKKVIVITDEDAVLLQKKLRTGKAITLVSFGGLLVIFTLLNLTSEKSNFVFWLFQMFPLLIFIPLLRKPTHRTYSWLCFVSLMYFVGIIPLLMGSWSISYWLITLLVCSLFIGAMMTSRWLQYWNYYLSTKQA, translated from the coding sequence ATGACTCACACACCTGAACATGATGATCAACAACTCAACGAAAAATCCAAGAAGGTGATTGTCATTACCGATGAAGACGCAGTACTGCTTCAAAAAAAATTACGCACGGGAAAAGCAATTACACTAGTTAGCTTTGGTGGATTGTTAGTGATTTTTACACTGCTCAATCTTACCAGCGAAAAAAGCAATTTTGTTTTCTGGCTGTTCCAGATGTTTCCGTTGCTGATTTTCATCCCGCTGCTGCGCAAACCTACCCATCGCACGTATAGCTGGCTGTGTTTTGTGTCGCTTATGTATTTTGTCGGGATTATTCCATTGTTGATGGGCAGTTGGAGCATTTCCTATTGGCTGATCACATTATTAGTTTGCAGTTTGTTTATTGGCGCAATGATGACAAGCCGTTGGCTGCAATACTGGAATTACTATTTATCCACCAAACAAGCGTAA
- the arsC gene encoding arsenate reductase (glutaredoxin) (This arsenate reductase requires both glutathione and glutaredoxin to convert arsenate to arsenite, after which the efflux transporter formed by ArsA and ArsB can extrude the arsenite from the cell, providing resistance.), translating into MITLYHNPRCSKSREALALLREHGHEPEVILYLETPPTSKTLKALLAVLGISARELLRKGEEVYKTLNLADESLSEAALIKAMVENPKLIERPIAVNDDKAVIGRPPENVLQIINSKN; encoded by the coding sequence ATGATCACACTTTATCACAACCCCCGTTGCTCAAAATCGCGCGAGGCATTGGCCTTATTGCGCGAACATGGGCATGAGCCTGAGGTCATCCTGTATTTGGAAACACCGCCCACCAGCAAAACATTAAAAGCGTTGCTGGCCGTGCTGGGAATTAGCGCGCGCGAGTTGTTGCGCAAAGGGGAAGAGGTTTACAAAACGTTAAACCTTGCGGATGAATCACTCAGTGAAGCCGCGTTAATCAAGGCAATGGTAGAAAACCCGAAATTGATTGAGCGCCCCATTGCGGTCAATGACGATAAAGCAGTGATCGGACGTCCGCCCGAAAACGTTTTACAGATTATTAATAGTAAGAATTAA
- a CDS encoding TIGR02647 family protein: MPLSPEIVTEMQVLRMFDTSTNQSGLKVHSDASPDIINATRRLHEKQLISQIDGGYLTPLGYECSVHLQQVLQILNSKPLL, encoded by the coding sequence ATGCCACTATCGCCTGAAATTGTTACTGAAATGCAAGTCCTGCGTATGTTTGATACCAGCACTAACCAATCTGGTTTGAAAGTTCACTCTGATGCCTCACCCGATATCATTAATGCCACTCGCCGCTTGCATGAAAAACAATTGATTAGCCAGATCGATGGCGGATACTTGACTCCTTTGGGTTACGAATGTTCTGTGCATCTGCAACAGGTTTTACAGATTTTGAATTCAAAACCTTTACTTTAA
- a CDS encoding YihY family inner membrane protein: MPLLHVRLLSIHDHLRRYYRWLRGFFCLMVRQYQTKECQKSAASLTYVTLFATVPMMTVTYSMFSIIPAFQNLGDELQALLFQHFLPNSQQELGSYLTTFSEQARQLTLFGLLFLLVSAYLMLKNIEQNFNSIWGVSRGRRGVANFLLYWAILSLGPLLLGAALVMSTYLASLRLLMGTYDSTGVVEWVFQLAPWFLTWAAFTLLFVAVPNCKVSVRHALIGGLVTTLGFQGLKAIFGWIVGHSSFTSVYGAFAALPLFMLWVNLIWTMVLGGAVFVHTISAHQIDLRDRNYPDLLASLLVLWRCYSASINGTAVPERELLHQGLAAEQWLRIRDALVKHRVISANYQGHYLLSKNLDHLTIQQLADILGLPHQLPQERAHLAKLPWGTEAIELLGQVDTTKAAILNRKVSDLFSAAEDPGAANLHKIKI, from the coding sequence ATGCCCTTGTTGCACGTCCGGCTCCTGTCTATTCATGATCACTTGCGCCGCTATTATCGTTGGCTGCGAGGATTTTTTTGTTTGATGGTGAGGCAATATCAAACCAAGGAATGCCAGAAAAGTGCCGCATCGCTCACGTATGTCACGCTCTTTGCAACTGTCCCTATGATGACCGTGACTTATTCCATGTTCTCGATCATCCCGGCATTCCAAAATCTTGGCGATGAACTCCAAGCCTTGTTGTTCCAGCATTTTTTACCTAACAGCCAGCAAGAGTTAGGCAGCTATCTCACCACATTTTCCGAGCAGGCCCGGCAGCTGACGTTATTCGGGCTGCTGTTTTTGCTGGTTTCTGCCTATTTGATGCTCAAGAACATCGAGCAAAACTTCAATTCAATTTGGGGGGTATCGCGCGGGCGGCGTGGGGTGGCGAATTTTTTACTCTACTGGGCGATATTAAGTCTGGGGCCTTTGTTGTTAGGTGCAGCGCTGGTGATGAGCACTTACCTTGCTTCGTTGCGTTTACTTATGGGGACTTACGACAGTACGGGTGTAGTTGAGTGGGTATTCCAATTGGCTCCCTGGTTCCTGACCTGGGCGGCCTTCACGCTCCTGTTTGTTGCTGTGCCCAATTGCAAGGTATCTGTCAGGCACGCCTTGATTGGCGGCTTGGTGACAACGCTCGGCTTTCAGGGATTAAAGGCGATATTTGGCTGGATCGTCGGCCACTCGTCTTTTACATCTGTCTATGGTGCCTTTGCGGCGCTACCGCTTTTTATGCTCTGGGTTAACCTGATTTGGACTATGGTGCTCGGTGGGGCTGTGTTTGTGCATACCATCAGTGCCCACCAAATAGACCTGAGGGATCGCAATTATCCCGATTTGCTGGCGAGCCTGCTTGTGCTCTGGCGCTGTTACAGTGCATCGATCAATGGCACTGCGGTACCTGAGCGCGAGTTGTTGCATCAGGGGCTGGCGGCAGAGCAGTGGTTGCGGATCCGCGATGCTTTGGTGAAACACAGAGTGATCAGTGCCAACTATCAAGGGCACTATTTGCTCAGTAAGAACCTTGACCACCTGACGATCCAGCAGCTCGCTGACATTCTTGGTTTGCCGCACCAATTACCACAAGAACGCGCCCATCTGGCTAAATTACCTTGGGGTACAGAGGCAATTGAGCTGTTGGGGCAGGTGGACACGACCAAAGCAGCGATACTGAACCGTAAGGTGAGTGACTTATTCAGCGCTGCAGAAGATCCGGGTGCGGCAAATCTGCATAAGATCAAAATTTGA
- the sppA gene encoding signal peptide peptidase SppA, translating into MSVNHYEPPIASAPTTPAGTPPPVRPTQVTNNKKPGAFRRFLSGMGAGITWLRNTLLNTLFIIVLIIFIVAISSSAPPPLPDSFALRVAPTGLLVDQRSYIDPASILLSDDDPEEAETRVSDLVEAINKASTDKRVTMIVLEPGRLLGGGISKMNEIGQALENFKQAGKKIIAVSDHYSQDQYYLASFADEIYLHNMGMVEITGYSRYMNYYKTALDKLGVTIHAFRSGKYKDYLEPYLRDDMSAESREHNAQWINELWSGYTQKIESLRRLPPGSINDYVNNADAHLALTAGDSAKLALEKALVDKVASRQEMEQALIDAAGKSSEGNWYNGVGIKSYLANIRKMPSLEPNKIAVVVASGAIVDGYQPDGSIGSESMLELLRQVRDDKAVKALVIRIDSGGGSAFASEIIRSEIIALREKNIPIYISMGTVAASGGYWIATAGDKIWAQPTTITGSIGVFGAFPTLEKSLEKIGVYTDGVGTTELAGTLRLDRPLTEKASKVVQLGVDNVYQRFITLVADARNQEVDAIDAIAQGHVWTGNKAKEIGLVDELGTLNDVIAAIAKEANLSSYSVEFAQRPLSPKEEFLRSLTESQAGSLMPQSFLESFSSLQLLNTLTPALKPLSDLQKMNDPQGIYVQCLDCVAP; encoded by the coding sequence GTGTCTGTGAATCACTACGAACCGCCAATCGCTTCCGCACCTACAACACCTGCTGGCACGCCACCGCCAGTGCGCCCCACCCAGGTTACCAACAATAAAAAGCCGGGAGCATTCCGGCGTTTTTTGAGTGGTATGGGTGCAGGGATTACCTGGCTGCGTAACACGCTGTTGAATACCTTGTTTATTATTGTGCTGATCATTTTTATTGTCGCCATCAGCTCAAGTGCACCGCCGCCCTTGCCTGACAGTTTTGCATTGCGTGTAGCACCAACAGGTTTGCTGGTTGACCAACGCAGCTACATCGACCCTGCCAGTATTTTGTTATCTGATGACGATCCAGAAGAAGCCGAAACCCGCGTAAGCGATCTTGTCGAAGCAATCAACAAAGCATCGACTGATAAGCGCGTGACTATGATCGTGCTAGAGCCCGGCCGCTTGCTCGGTGGCGGCATCAGCAAGATGAACGAAATTGGCCAAGCCTTGGAAAATTTCAAACAGGCCGGAAAAAAAATCATTGCAGTTAGCGATCATTATTCACAAGACCAATATTATCTGGCCAGCTTCGCGGACGAAATTTATCTGCACAATATGGGGATGGTTGAAATTACCGGCTACAGCCGTTACATGAATTACTACAAAACCGCGCTAGATAAATTGGGAGTTACGATTCACGCGTTTCGTTCGGGTAAATATAAAGATTATCTGGAACCTTACTTGCGCGACGATATGTCTGCTGAATCGCGCGAGCACAATGCACAATGGATTAATGAACTCTGGTCTGGTTACACTCAAAAGATTGAGAGCCTGCGCCGCTTGCCGCCCGGCAGTATTAACGATTATGTCAATAATGCTGATGCGCATCTGGCACTCACTGCCGGTGATAGCGCCAAACTCGCATTGGAAAAAGCATTGGTGGATAAAGTGGCATCGCGTCAGGAAATGGAACAAGCCCTGATAGACGCTGCAGGCAAAAGCAGCGAAGGCAATTGGTATAACGGCGTAGGCATCAAAAGCTATCTGGCCAACATTCGCAAAATGCCTTCACTGGAACCGAATAAAATTGCCGTTGTTGTTGCATCCGGCGCAATTGTGGATGGCTATCAACCCGATGGCAGCATCGGCAGTGAAAGCATGTTGGAACTGCTGCGCCAGGTGAGAGATGACAAAGCCGTAAAGGCATTGGTTATTCGTATTGATTCTGGCGGCGGTAGTGCATTTGCGTCTGAAATTATCCGCTCGGAAATTATTGCATTGCGTGAAAAAAATATTCCCATTTACATTTCCATGGGAACCGTAGCCGCATCTGGTGGTTACTGGATCGCGACAGCAGGCGATAAAATTTGGGCGCAACCGACCACCATCACCGGGTCAATCGGTGTATTCGGTGCATTCCCGACACTGGAAAAATCGCTGGAAAAAATCGGCGTTTATACCGATGGTGTTGGCACAACCGAATTGGCGGGCACGTTAAGGCTGGATCGCCCACTGACGGAAAAAGCCAGCAAAGTGGTGCAACTGGGTGTCGATAATGTCTACCAGCGTTTTATTACACTTGTCGCTGATGCACGCAATCAGGAAGTTGATGCGATAGATGCAATTGCACAAGGCCATGTCTGGACGGGCAACAAAGCCAAAGAAATTGGATTGGTAGATGAACTCGGTACGCTCAATGATGTCATCGCCGCCATTGCGAAAGAGGCGAACCTCAGCAGCTACTCAGTAGAATTTGCACAGCGGCCGCTTTCACCCAAAGAAGAATTTTTGCGCTCGCTGACAGAAAGCCAAGCCGGCAGCCTGATGCCACAATCTTTTCTGGAAAGTTTTTCATCGCTGCAATTATTGAACACACTGACTCCAGCGTTAAAGCCACTCAGTGACCTGCAAAAAATGAATGACCCGCAAGGTATTTATGTGCAGTGTTTGGATTGCGTAGCGCCTTGA
- a CDS encoding helix-turn-helix transcriptional regulator, protein MDLVTLVSLLNASVLSVAILGCLMFIITPAYRGVCILLGLVILATLTNILEDLHISRELHLISPVFMLGYGPAFYLATKRLIIGPVDYRSALHFLPMLLALPFTDHPQTIIALGTLWRMVYALFTLQLIIGFNRQLSMQRSDANEVSLTWLGWLVGVSTLFSALDLLRLNFQPELGAHLNMIGYATSLFIFLMVLFSLILILNHRRVGLETIASSIALPSTIITSASSGDDAKESAESAADYQPLFAILDNEVRTQNWYTHPRLTLNQLSDLSGLSTRDISRSINLVAQMSFNDYINQHRVEHIKRSLAGRANDSKINLTDLALAAGFSSKATFNQAFKKATGMTPSEYRSVQQTQHVQNQDSDRLISRH, encoded by the coding sequence ATGGATTTGGTTACGTTAGTCAGTTTATTAAATGCCAGTGTACTGTCAGTCGCGATACTGGGGTGCTTGATGTTTATCATCACACCCGCGTATCGCGGTGTGTGCATACTGCTGGGACTGGTAATTCTGGCAACACTCACGAACATACTTGAAGATTTACACATCTCACGTGAGCTGCACTTAATTTCACCCGTTTTCATGCTGGGTTATGGTCCGGCTTTTTATCTTGCGACCAAGCGCTTGATTATCGGGCCTGTAGATTACCGCTCAGCCCTGCATTTCTTACCGATGTTATTGGCACTTCCCTTCACCGATCATCCGCAAACGATTATCGCGCTGGGCACACTCTGGCGTATGGTTTATGCGCTTTTCACATTGCAACTGATTATTGGATTTAACCGGCAGCTGTCCATGCAGCGCTCGGACGCGAACGAAGTATCATTGACCTGGCTCGGCTGGTTAGTTGGGGTATCAACGCTCTTTAGTGCACTGGATCTGCTCAGGCTTAATTTCCAACCTGAGTTAGGCGCACACCTGAATATGATCGGCTATGCAACGAGCCTGTTTATTTTTTTAATGGTTTTATTCTCGTTGATACTTATCCTGAATCACCGCCGTGTAGGATTGGAGACTATCGCCAGTTCCATTGCCCTTCCCTCAACAATCATTACCTCCGCTTCATCCGGGGATGATGCAAAAGAAAGCGCAGAATCAGCTGCAGATTACCAGCCGCTTTTTGCCATTCTTGATAATGAAGTCCGTACACAAAATTGGTATACCCATCCCCGCTTAACCTTGAACCAGCTTTCCGATTTATCGGGTTTATCTACGCGGGATATTTCCAGAAGTATTAATTTAGTCGCGCAGATGTCATTCAATGATTACATCAATCAACATCGTGTTGAACACATTAAACGCAGCTTAGCCGGGCGTGCCAATGATTCTAAAATCAACCTTACCGATCTTGCCCTTGCTGCCGGGTTCAGCTCAAAAGCCACGTTTAATCAGGCGTTCAAAAAAGCCACAGGCATGACACCCAGCGAATATCGCAGTGTGCAACAAACCCAACACGTCCAGAATCAGGATTCTGACCGTTTAATATCAAGACACTAG
- a CDS encoding amidohydrolase family protein — protein sequence MKISILFITLCLSAIASYPLPAYATSAEKNANASLYIDNIHIVDVTTGKVLKNRQLKIRKGKIIAINAAQTPITDESHEYQDGKGHYAMPGLIDMHAHAYDTAAFVIALSHGATHLRLMNGVQEHLLWRNELENGSRIGSTITVSSPIISGFTDAHMHYSAQTPADAITAVTTAKQLGYDLIKAYGNLTAEVLRALLREAKKQSIPVAKHGPHPVAHMDWNELKGLQSLEHAEDIYQGPLNYQADLKALDETITTLKALNTPVTPTLNIYWQLTQISDQKQAFIDTLPEGYISPLIELQEKHNQLKRWINSPLEMALHNKKTLAFLQEITLQLYRANITLLVGSDSGVLLSPHGLATHKEMELMHQAGLPILAVLRAATINPAKALGKESQLGKIAVGYNADLILSEHNPLDSLATLKNPAWVVKQGRIFSNAELKTLRQHAIDERSLWQEMRILLNAGTAASVGTGMSAGVSTGICADK from the coding sequence ATGAAAATATCCATTCTTTTTATCACGCTTTGTCTTTCAGCAATCGCTAGTTACCCCTTACCTGCATATGCAACTAGCGCAGAAAAAAATGCCAATGCGTCGCTGTACATCGACAATATTCATATTGTCGATGTCACTACCGGAAAAGTTTTAAAGAACCGCCAACTGAAAATCCGCAAAGGCAAGATCATTGCTATTAACGCAGCTCAAACGCCCATTACTGACGAAAGCCATGAATATCAGGATGGTAAAGGGCACTACGCCATGCCCGGGTTAATTGATATGCATGCCCATGCTTATGACACTGCCGCATTTGTTATTGCCCTCTCCCACGGAGCCACCCATTTACGGCTTATGAATGGCGTGCAGGAACATTTACTCTGGCGCAACGAATTGGAAAATGGCAGCAGGATTGGCAGCACTATTACCGTCAGCAGCCCGATTATTTCCGGCTTTACAGATGCGCACATGCATTACTCCGCGCAAACACCCGCAGATGCCATAACTGCCGTCACAACAGCCAAACAACTAGGTTACGATCTTATAAAAGCCTACGGCAATTTAACGGCAGAGGTGCTGAGGGCATTATTGCGTGAAGCAAAAAAACAGAGCATTCCAGTTGCCAAACATGGCCCTCACCCTGTAGCACATATGGACTGGAATGAACTGAAGGGATTGCAATCACTGGAGCACGCTGAAGATATTTACCAAGGGCCGCTAAATTACCAGGCCGATCTAAAAGCATTGGATGAAACAATCACTACACTAAAAGCACTCAATACACCGGTTACTCCAACGCTGAATATTTACTGGCAACTCACCCAAATCAGCGATCAAAAACAGGCTTTTATTGATACTTTGCCAGAAGGTTATATTTCCCCTTTGATTGAGTTACAGGAAAAACACAATCAACTAAAACGCTGGATCAATAGCCCGTTAGAGATGGCCTTGCACAATAAAAAAACACTGGCGTTTTTGCAGGAAATTACCCTGCAATTATACAGAGCAAATATCACGCTTCTGGTCGGTTCGGATTCTGGTGTGTTGTTATCGCCACACGGACTTGCCACGCACAAAGAAATGGAATTAATGCATCAGGCAGGCCTACCTATTCTTGCAGTGTTGCGCGCCGCAACAATTAACCCTGCCAAAGCACTGGGAAAAGAATCACAACTGGGAAAAATCGCCGTGGGCTATAACGCCGATTTGATTTTGTCAGAACACAACCCACTGGACTCATTGGCAACACTTAAAAACCCGGCGTGGGTTGTCAAACAAGGCCGGATTTTTTCCAATGCCGAATTAAAAACGTTACGGCAACACGCCATTGACGAACGCAGCCTGTGGCAAGAAATGCGCATACTATTAAATGCAGGCACGGCTGCAAGTGTAGGCACAGGTATGAGTGCAGGTGTAAGCACAGGTATATGTGCCGATAAATAA